The nucleotide window AGAAATTGTTATCAAAATGTACATGGTATAACAAAATAGATGCCGAATTAAAAGATATTTAAATACACTTTTATAATCCGATTGAGAGCCATAGTAATCCTCTAAAGAAAAAGCAGTCGACATATTAGAGAAAATACAGTATCTGGGCATGATAATTTCGATCTATTAAATTCAACTGGGGTTTGCAGTAGAAAGATATTTTTCGTTATAAGATTTGGATTAGAAGTAATTTAGAAAGGACGCCTGTTTAATTTGTGACAATGAGGAAGCTGCTTCATTTGCTGAAAATAGAAAATTATACACATAAATTAAATTTGCTTATAAGAGCTCATAACGATGAATTAGACTGATGGGACACAAAGGACAAAGATGTTACAATGGTTGTTCTAGACTGTTACTGAATTAGAATGGGTGTAATACATACGGACATATGGATTGAGTTAGTGATTGCATGGGGAAATCGCCAGTAGCTATTTGAGGAGTAATGAAAAAGGCCCTTAGCGCTAAGTACAAAACTTCTTGAAGACAGCAATTAATTGTATTGGAATTTAAAAATAAAGTGAATCGTGTATTAAATATTTTCATTATTAAAGGAAGAATGAAAATGGTGGAAACTATGTAGTGCACAAAGAAATTATTATTATTCATATCTTTCATCTTATAGAAAAAATGATACCTTTAATTTTTAAATATGAAATTAACTGAAGCTTTGGATGGTCGCTCGCTAGTTTTAACATCCAATTCATTCAAGAGCCAAAGTTTCCGCTAAGTTAATGTAATGTAATGTATAGGATAAAAATTATTTGTATTAACAACGCAATTCTTTTTAGTATTTATACCGTTTACTTGAGTATTCGTTTAATAAGATTACAAGGTTCGGTTTCATAATTGGTAAATAGATTCCAAAAAGTTAAAATAAAATTTCAAGTGTTAGTATTTCATAGGTTTATTTGTTTTTTCTCAAAGTAAAGGAGAGAATAATGTGATTGTCCGGATAGGGACATAAATTTAGTGTATAATAGAAACGTTATTTTAAATATAAATAAAGGATTGTGAAAGATGAGGCTAACAGAAAACAATAGAAGATATATATTATTGAGTATAGTAGCGTTTATAATCATTGGAATTTTTACTGCGAAGTATATTGGTAATAAGCAAGATGAGCAGTTTATGTATGAAGAAAGGTTATATAACCAAGCGAGTAATTCATATCAAGAAGGTAATTATAGTGAGGCTTTATTGTATATGAATGAATTACTAAAGTTACAGCCGGGCTCAGAAGCAGTTAATTACTTAGGGGCACTAATAACTATGAATAATGCAGAATTTAAGCAAGCTTCTATTTTATTTCAAAAAACTATGGATATAAATCCTTATAGAGTGGAAGATTCAATATTCCTAGCACAGTACGGTGAAGTATTATTAGAATTAAAGCAATATGGTGATGCAAAATCTGTTTTTGAAAAATCTTATGAATGGTCTTGGAAATTAGATAATTCACAAGAATTTCAAGAGTATTTGAAACAGTATTTAACTCAAATCGAGAAATATAGTTAGAAAGGGGAATTAATGTGACATTATTTTATGAAGAACTACATAAATCCAACTCTTTTGATGATGAGCAAGAAAATGAGCAGGCAAGAGCAAATATCGATAAGTGGATTTTTAGAATATTATTATTTTTAATTGGCTTTATGCCACTAATTGTATTAGCAAACGGAGAAGAAGTAATTAGTTCTATAATTTCAAATATAGATTTGCTATCTTCAGGAGTTAAAGGAGAGTTATTCACACATTATAAGGCATTATTACTTATTTTTGGGACGATTATTACTAGTGGATTATTTTTAGCTAAAATAATTTTTATGAGAGGTTCAATTCGTAAAACAAAACTAAATTATATATTAAGTCTGTTCTCTGTGGTACTTATCTTGTCGACGATTATGTCTCCGAATGTAACGATTGCATTAAATGGTCAATTTAATCGATCAGATGGTGCAATTAGTTGGTTATGTTACTTGGCATTAATATTTATATCTATGAATATAGAATATCCTAAAAATGTTGTCCGTTATATTATGTATACATTGATGCCTTTTGTTTATGTTAATTTGTATATTATAACAATGTACTTTTATGACAAAAATTTATTAGAACAGAATTGGCTTCAAAAGCTAGTTTCTATTACACTTCCTGCAGGAGCTTCTATTTCAGAAGGGGCAGTGCTTGTCGGGACGCTTAATCAGTGGAACTATATGAGTGGTATGTTTGCGATATTGACAGTAATGTTTTTAGCATGGTCTATAACTTCAACAAGATGGGCTGATTCAATTTTAGGCGCAGTTACTTCCAGTGTTTCAATTTTAGTGATGTTTATGGCTATGTCAACTAGTGGTTTCTTAACTATAATAGCTACTATCCCATTTTTCATCTTAATCCTAATTAAAATGAATGGAAAGAAAAAAGCTATTATTAGTCTATTATTATTTTTGTCTGTTACTGCACCGATATTTCACATTTTATCCATTAAAAATCCAAATATATGGTCCGAATCATTTGGATATTTTTTGAAATCAAATCCATATGAATTACAAGAAGTATCTTCATTAATTTTCAAAGAAAATACAGCCCATGCTTCCGAAAGTGTTGTTGAGTTACCAATTTTGCCCGAAAGAGGTGGGAGTGCGGGTACGGGTCGTCTATATATATGGGAAAAGGGTTTAGGCTTAGTTCAAGATAGGCCACTTTTAGGGTATGGAATGGATACTTTTATGTATCATTTCCCTCATTATAATATTGATGCAAGATCAGGGAACTGGAATGAAGAAATAATAGTAGACAAACCCCATAATACATATTTAGGCGTCTTATATGGCGCAGGATTATTTGGGTTTTTATCATTAATTTTAATTGCAGGAACTACGTTATTGAAATTTATAAGGCTATTATTTAAAGATACAGTTAACTTAATAGTGTTAGGTATTGGTGGGGGAGCATATTTTGTTCAAGCTCTATTTAATGATTCATTACCAAGTACTACTGGTGTAATATTTATAATAATGGGGATTTTCTTAGGTGCGATATTAAAATTAAATGTTTCTGAAGGAGAGAAGGTATAGTGAGGGAATCGTTGGAACTGCGTGAGCTAATCGACATTATTTTAAAAGGCAAATGGACTATTGTTTTATCCATTATTATAGGTATAGCAATCGCATATGTAATTAGCTGGTATTTTTTAGAAGAGGAATATGAGTCAAAGGCAGTAGTACAAGTGGCAAGTGGAACACAGGATACGGGGATTATGTCTAATTTTATTGCCACTGAATTTACACCACTTGTATATATACAAAGAATCCAAAATGAAACGAAAATGAACGAAGCATTTAATAAAAGTGATTTTGAAAGATTTAATCCGGAAAATTTGTTAATAAAAAATGAACCAAATTCAAACCTAGTTGAACTAGTATATACTGGCTTAACACCTCAAGAAACACAACAAGGTTTACAGGTTCTAATTAATGAAACTAAATCTGATATGAATAATTCTGTAAAGAAAACTTTGGTTGATCTGGAGGCTACTTATTTAAGTGAATCGGAAGTGCTATCAAGTGAAATTGAAAACTTAATGGTTACATATAACAACTTAATTAGTTCAAATGGATTACCGGAGATTTTAATATTACAAACCATTTCAGATACACAATTTGTAATCGATTTAAATGAGAAACAGAGTGCTGCTTTAGCAAATATTGATGGCAATGTACAAAATCAGCTGTTACAAATAAAAGCTAAAATCGATGCAAAATCTGATGAATATAGAAGTGTATTGGCAAAATACCAATCTGTTAAAACAGGGTTAGATAGTTTCAATCCTGATCCATTTATTCGAATTATTATTGAACCAACATATGCTGAAAATCCAACCAGTCCTAATAAATTATTAAATCTAATAATTGGATTTTTATTAGCAACAATATTGGGAACTGCAATTGTATTATTCAGCGCATATTGGAAAAGAACAGAAAATATAAATACTATTTAAATTAAATCTTACATTATTTACAAAGCAGGAAGTATAATGTAACCTGCTTTGTTTATTTATGACAGATAAATTCATTTGAATAAATTAGGAGTGTTATATGAAGAATCTAGGTAACTTTTTCTTTATATTTTCTTTATTTTTGGGGCCATATTTAGCTATAAAATCTCTTTATTTTAGTCATATTTTAATAGCTGTTTTTTTGGGGATAATGTTATTAAAAGTTGTTAAGTTTAAAAAAATAAATGTCCTTTATTATAAGAAATGGTATATAGTCCTTCCTTATTTTGGTGTGTTTTGGATGATAGCATCAATACTATGGAGTGATTCCATAAGTTTTTCAATTGCATACTTCATTTATTATTTAATTGGATTATCAATAATTTTTATCCTTGTTCATCATTTTTCATTCAATGAGGAGATAAGTTTTATCGTGAAAAGTATTACAGTTACACTAATTATTGTAATTCCAATAGCATTTTTAGAAATGTTCACTAGTTTTAGGTTACCTCTAGCACCCTCACAGTATACAGGATCTGATACAGAGCCTACTGTATTTTGGGGTAATCCTAATAACTTTGCTACAGTACTAAATCTGGTTTTACCATTTGTTTTATTTTCAAAAAATAAATTTAAATGGCTGGGCGCCATTATATTTTTTATAGTCATTTATTATACAAATTCCCGATTGAATTTAATTGCCTTTTTAGGAATAGTTGGACTTTATTTCCTGATAGAAGATAAAAAGAAACTATTATATTTTACTTTAAGTTTATGTGGAGTAACAGTTTTTATGAGTATTCTTTCAGATTCATTTAAAGCATTATTGCAAAAAGTTTATGTAAACTTTGTAGAAATTTATGATGCCATATTAGAGTTTTTAAAGATGAACAATACAGCAGATTTTGATTCGATGGGAACAAGACAAAACTTATTACTCCACGGTATAGAAGGATTAATAGATTCTAATTTATTTGGTGTTGGAGCTGGAGCATCTCCCATGTTACACATAGGTTGGTTAGGTGAAACAGGTGCTATGCATAATTTTTGGATAGAGATACTAGTGGAGCAAGGAGCTGTGTTTTTTGTTCTATTTATAGTTTGGTACATGTATTTAATTATAAAAAACTATTATATATTTAAACAAAATAGCAGTGATTATAGAAATCGTTTTGCAGGTGCAATTTCTATTTCTTTAACAGGCTTTATAATAGGAGCTTTAAGTCCTTCTAGTACCATCTATATGTTACCAATGTGGTTGTTTTTAGGATTGGCAATGATATCAATTTTTATTAATGAGGAAAACAAAGGAGAACAATAATGTTTTTGACAATTTGTATACCTACATATAATAGGGCACATACAATTTTAAGAACCTTAGAAAGTTTAGTGAATCAAACTTGTAAGGATTTTGAAGTATTAATTATTGATGATGGATCTTATGATGACACAGAGAACCAGGTAAATCACTACCTAGATAATTTATTTAATGTATATACTGACGTTAAATATATAAAGAAAACAAATGGAGGTAAATATACCGCTATTAATTTGGGCTTAGATAATGCTCATGGAGAGTATTTTATGATTTTAGATTCCGATGATTGGTTGCCTAATAATAGTGTTGAAATTTTTAAAAATTTAGCCCTTGAAATAAAGAATGAGGAAAGCTATTCAGGTATTATTGGGAAGTGTTCAGATTCTAATGGGGAATTAATAGGTGATGTATTTCCGGATGAGTCACTTACCTATATAGAAATGCATTTTCCTGAAAAACGGAGATTTAATTTTAAAGATTGTTGTGAAATCAATCGTACAGATATTTTAAGAAGATTTAAATTTCCTGAATATAAAGATGTAAAATTCATCCCGGAAGCCTATATGTTTGATCAAGTTGGATTAGAGTACAAACTATACTGTACCAATTCATTGCTAAAGATTGTTGAGTACCAAGAAGATGGGATTACGCTGAATAATCAGTTTAAACAAAATAATATAAAAGGCTATTTGATTAATTATCAATTACGTCTTAAAAAAATTGTACCAAATTTAACTCATCGAAAGGTCTTTTACGAAACAATTGCTTGGTGGAGATTTTGGGATGCTTATAATCGAAGCGGAAGGCCTAAAGAATTGAGAGTCTCAAAATTAAGCTTAATAGGTAGATTAATTAGGTTGGGAATGCCAATTTTAAATTTAATATATAGATTTACGCAAAAAGAACTTTATAAAAGTGGGAGATAATAGTAGGGATAGCTATGTATAAAAAATTATGGGTTTTATTTAGTGGAACAATGTTAGCACAATTAATTCCGTTATTTACATTACCAATAATTACCCGTCTTTTCGGACCCGAAGAAATTGGTATATATTCTTTGTATTTAACTGTGGTTTCTATAGGTGTAATATTTACTACGATGCGATTTGAAATGGCGATACCTCTTGTAAGTCATAAGAAAATAAAACAAGTGCTAATAAATATTATTTATATTAATTTTATAGCTGCTAGTTTATTTGCATTTTTTTTAACTATATTCTTAAATAATATAAATTTGTTTAGTCATTATAACCCTTATAGTATAGGCATCCTAGCTTTTATTTCTGTGAATTCAGTAGGTATCTATCAAGTTTTCTATCAGTATGGAATAAAGAATACAGAATTTAAAGTAGTATCTACTAATAAAGTAACAAATCAAATAAATATAGCGATACTTTCCTTGATAATAGGTTATTTTTTAAATTCATATTTAATTTGGGCAGTTGTTATAGCTCAAATTCTTTGTATCATTACCTTGAAATTTAGATTAAAACTAGATTTTGCAGATACAGTTTTTTCTTTTAAGCAACTTAAAGAAACTATACTTGAATATAGAAAATTCCCTCTATTGCAATTGCCTATACAATTACTGAGTACTTTATCATCAAATTCAATGTTATTAGCTACTTCATTTTTATTTACTTCTCAAGAACTGGGATTTTATAGTCTCACGGAAAGAATTTTGAGAAGTCCTATAAGTATTTTAGGTAGTGGATCAGCAGATTTATTCAAGAATATGGCTACCAAAGAGATGGAAGACAAAGGTAATTGCGCAAAATCATATAAAAAAATTCTAGTATTTAATTTTATAACGGGTATACCAATTTTTGTTGTATTGTATTTTATTATTGAATTAGTTATATATTATTTCTTTGGAGAAATATGGATGGAATCGGCGAGGTATTCAAAGATATTAATACCTAGTTTATTTGCTATGTATATCGTTTACCCCGTTAATTACTTGTTTATTTTATATGATTATCAAAATATAGAATTCTATATACAGGCAGTTCAGCTTTTAGCAATTGTTTTAGCGGTACTTTGGATTTTTAACAAAAATTTAAATATTACAGATTTATTAATAATATATGCTGTAATATCAACTGTAATTTCAATATTAACAGGAATATTAGGTTTTTTAATTATAAAACTTAATAAGAGGTAGAATGTATATATTATTTAGTAAAAGTAAGAAGTCATATCAATACCTGGGTAAATGTAGTGAGATTCGGCTGAGCACAAACAAATGCATTTTACACAAGATTCTGCAATTGACTTAGGAGGTAATAAATTTGATATACATCTTAACTCAAAATTATCCGAGCGAGAAAGATAAATATGCTATGTCGTATGTACATAGTCGAAATTTAATATATCAAAAACAAAAATTGGAATTTACTGTGGTGTCTATGGTTGCTGCTGAAAGTTATTATTTTGAGGGGATTAAAGTAATAACAAAAAACAATTTTTTAGCTTTAATTAAAGAAGATAAATTAAATATGAAGGATATAATTGTCTCTCATGCACCTAATTTAAAAAACCATATTACTTTAATAAATAAAATTTATTTTAAGGTTAAGAAGGTTATTGTATTTTTTCACGGACATGAGGTCTTAAAAACTTCCAATTACTATCCGAAAAATTATAAATTTAATAAGAATAGTTATTTTAAATTAATCCTTCGAGATTTGTATGACGAAATAAAATTAAAAATAATGAAGCGATTTATTGAAAAATTAACCCGGGCAGATAAATTAACTATTATATGTGTTAGTAAGTGGATGAAAAACCACGCTTCTTTATGTTTGGGTATAGATTTTAAAAAGGTTGAGTATAAGATAATTAACAATAACGCTAATCAAGTTTTTCTTAATAGTCATTATCATTTAGATGATGAATATTTGGCGGATTTTGTTACGGTTAGGCCCTTAGATGTTTCTAAGTATGCAATTGACCTTGTCGTAAAGTTTGCTATATCAAACCCTGATTTTAAATTTCATGTATATGGAAAAGGTGAGTATTTTAATTACAATAAATTGCCTGAAAATATGATAGTTATTAATGAATTTATTAGTCAAAAGGATTTTCCTGCATTGTTGAATAAATACAGATGCTGCATGATGCCTACAAGATTAGATGCCCAAGGCGTAATGGTTTGTGAAATGGCTACATATGGAATACCCGTAATAACTTCTAAATTAGAAGTATGTGAAGAAATGTTAGGGGATTTTACAAATGTATATTTAGCAGAAGAAGATTTCTTTAGTAAAAATATAGATCAAGATTTTATTAATCAGCTCTCAAGCGTACATGGCTCGTTCAATAAATTTAGTATTGAGAACACAGTGCTAAAAGAGGTGAATTTATTAAAAGATTTACAAAAATAACAAGTTTAAAAATAATATAGTTATTTTTAACAAAAGACAATTAAGAGGTATAACATGAAAATATTATTAGTTTATCAGTATTTCTTAGATAAAGATGAATCAGGATTATCAAGGTTTAACAAAATGATTGAACATTGGGAACGTGAGGGGCATGAAATTACTGTTATTGCTGGAAATGTAAATTATACGTCAGGTACAAAAAAGGAAAAGTATAAAGGGAAATTATACACAACGGAGCAGTATTCTGAAAAAACAACATTATATAGAACTTATGTGTCGGAGTCCTATAATAAATCATTGTTGGGAAGACTATGGGGTTATTTTTCTTTCACATTTTCCTCTTCCCTTGTAGGTTTGTTAAAGTTAAAGAAGCACGATGTTGTAATTGTGAGTTCACCACCATTGTTTGTTGGAATTACGGGAGTTCTTTTAAAATTTTTTAAGAGGATGCCATTAGTTTTTGAAGTTAGAGATATTTGGCCGGAATCTGCAATAGAATTAGGCCTTCTAAATAGTAAGCTATTAATAAAGCTTTCATATTTAGGGGAAAAGTTATTTTATAAATATGCAGATAGAATAAATGTTTTAACACCTGCTTTTAAAGATTTTTTAATTAATAAAAAGATAGTAGATAAAAATAAAATAATATATATTCCCAATGGCGCCGATTTAGATGTTTTTTATCCGCAAAGCAATAACCAAAGATTAGAACAACTAAAGAAAGAATATGAGGGGAAATTTATTGTTTCTTATTTTGGATCACATAGTACTGCAAATAAATTAGAACAACTTTTAGATGTTGCAAGAGAATGTTCAAAAGATAAAAAGATACATTTTTTGCTAATTGGAAATGGCAAAGAAAAAGAAAATTTGATCAAAAAAGCAAAAGAAGAAAATATAGATAATGTTACATTTTTAGGACAACAGCCACGAGAAAAAATTAATGATTATTGTGCAATTTCCGATATAGGAACAGCAATTTTACCTAAAATTGATATATTTAAAACTGTCTATCCAAGTAAAGTTTTTGATTACCTTAGTGCAGGTAAACCTGTTGTTATTGGTGTGGATGGGGTTTCCAGAGAACTTGTAGAAGCAAATAACTGTGGAATTTATGCGAATCCAGAAAACCCCAAGGAGTTTAGAGAAGCCATTTTAAAAATATTAGAAAATAATAATTTACGTGCCTCTATGGGGGAAAATGGACGTTCCTTAATGGAAAAAGAATTTTCACGTCAAAATTTATCATTGAAATATTTAGATGAGTTAATTAAATTAAAAAGGTAGTATTTATTTTGTAGGAAAATGGAGGTTTTATTTTGGGTGATATAAGGAGTTCTAGCACTCAAAAGTTTACGATTATTTTTGTAGATTTGTTTTTAATGTTTATAGCATATATACTTGCGTTTAATTTTCGCTTTCAAGATATAAAGCAAGAAAACTGGAGTGCGTTTTTGTCATTAGTACCATGGATTTTATTAATTACATTATTTTTTATTATGATGTATGAGCTTTATACAGTAGATAGTAAAAGTAAATGGGATATCATTCGTAATGTATTTGTAGCATCAACATTGATGATGTTTTTAACCATGGCGGCATCATTTTTATTCCGGGAATTTGCTTTGCCACGCTCTGTTATTTTAATTGCTTATATAATAGGGAATTGCTTGCTTGTTATTTGGAAATTTTTTATTTATGCGTTTATTTCTAAAAAAATTCATTCTGTACTTTTTATTGGTGAGTATGAAGAAAAGGAAAAAATATCTCATCAAATGGAATTCCAGTTTGGAAAAAAAACAGATATTAAACACTTATCGGAGAATATCTCACTAGATAAGATTTTATGGGAATTAGACGATATTGATTATGTGGTAATAGGATCCAAAATTGGCAATAAGTTTAAATCGCAAATTATATATGAAGCAATTAAAAATGGGAAAATAGTATATGTTATACCGGATTTTTATGATGCATTATTATCACAATCAATTATTACGACAATTGATGACACGATGGTAATGGGTGTAAAACCATTTGGCTTGTCAATTTCTCAAACTATAATTAAAAGAGGATACGATATAGTAATTTCATCTATAGCTTTAATAAGTTTATCTTTATTTTTTTTAATTGTAGTTATCATTATGAAAATCAAAGAACCGAAGGGTAGTATATTTTATAAACAAGCACGTTTAGGGCAAAATAATAAAGAGTTTACGATTTATAAATTTAGGTCAATGGTTGAAGGCGCTGAAAAGTTAACAGGTCCTGTATTAGCGGGGCAAAATGATCCGCGTATTACAAAGTTTGGTCATTTTCTCAGAAAAACTCGTATTGATGAACTTCCCCAATTTTTGAATGTTTTAAAAGGGGATATGTCAATTGTAGGTCCACGTCCCGAAAGAGAATTTTTTATTAAACAATTTGAAAAAGAGCATAATTCCTATACATATAGAAGTACTGTAAAACCAGGTATTACAGGTTATGCACAAATAATGGGCAAATATACTACTACAGTAGAAGATAAGCTACGTTTTGATTTATTCTATATCCGGAACTATTCATTTATATTAGACATAATTATTCAATTTAGAACGGTAATTGTAATGCTAGATAAAAATAAGTCGGAAGGAAATAAAAATAAAAATCAGTAAATTGAACTATGTTAATATTATTGTGGAAAGCCAACCCAAAACTTATTGGAGTTGGCCTTCTTTTTAATATACATTGAGCTGGTGCATTTGGTATTCGTAGCATGAGCCGATGTACTTTTAGTAATCAATGTGGGGTACTTTTAGGTGTACGTGCAAAATAAGCATTGAAACCCTATATTGAATAGCTCAACATGAAATTGAGTTTGTATATGTAGATCTCAATATGAGTGGGACATTTAGTGAAGGGAAGAAAAAGAAAGGCTTATATCCTTCAACAGTTAATTATTCAACAGAGTGAAATTTACTTGGTCAATTTATTTAAGAAGGTAGTCCTATATTATTCGAAATACTAGTTCTCATGAAATGGGAACCGTTTGATGAACGGGATGGTGATGGACTAAATTATTTAACTCACCGAATTTTTAATGAAATTAATTCGATTTCTAAGCAAGGAACTATGTTAGCTTATGTAGAAGGCAGATTACCAGTTATCCGGTTAAAGCTTCAAAAACTCGAGGAATTTCATTTGGAGTATTTAATTTATTTCTTTATGAAAGCTTGTTTTATGAGTGCCTGTTTAATTAGAAGTTAATTTATTTGATATCAACGTGGTGTAGAAGCATATATACAAAAAGTGTTAGAGCTATTAAAAGGAGATTAAATTATATGAGTATATTAGTGACGGGAGGCCTTGGCTTTATTGGTTCCCATACGGTGGTTGCATTAATTAAGGAAGGTTATAAAGTAGTAATAGCAGATAATTTAAGCAATAGTAAAATAGAAGTTTTAAATGCTTTAGAAAATTTAACAAATGAGACTATCCCATTTTATCAAATAGATGTAATTGATGAAGATGCGGTAAGCCGACTATTTGAAAATC belongs to Solibacillus sp. FSL W7-1436 and includes:
- a CDS encoding sugar transferase — protein: MGDIRSSSTQKFTIIFVDLFLMFIAYILAFNFRFQDIKQENWSAFLSLVPWILLITLFFIMMYELYTVDSKSKWDIIRNVFVASTLMMFLTMAASFLFREFALPRSVILIAYIIGNCLLVIWKFFIYAFISKKIHSVLFIGEYEEKEKISHQMEFQFGKKTDIKHLSENISLDKILWELDDIDYVVIGSKIGNKFKSQIIYEAIKNGKIVYVIPDFYDALLSQSIITTIDDTMVMGVKPFGLSISQTIIKRGYDIVISSIALISLSLFFLIVVIIMKIKEPKGSIFYKQARLGQNNKEFTIYKFRSMVEGAEKLTGPVLAGQNDPRITKFGHFLRKTRIDELPQFLNVLKGDMSIVGPRPEREFFIKQFEKEHNSYTYRSTVKPGITGYAQIMGKYTTTVEDKLRFDLFYIRNYSFILDIIIQFRTVIVMLDKNKSEGNKNKNQ